One region of Anaeromyxobacter paludicola genomic DNA includes:
- a CDS encoding glycosyltransferase family 4 protein translates to MSHSRSPRRYAFLVRPHMGGTYTVFSVLRGALARHGVELRWLAATSDREAARARMEDGEGELAPASSDSGADVGRALVQHLESHYDGVFVNVLTSAAEMNVARYLGPRVTRIMVVHNITPGTYAAARALRDHVQATIGVSPRIVDDLVRRHRFPVQSTVCVPNAVPVSSYAKGRGEKAGGPLRVLFLGRIEESAKGVLWLPEIMRQVRDAPITLTVAGDGVDRARLEEACRDLDGTIAFVGAVPPGEVPRLLATHDVLLMPSRFEGLPMVALEAMAAGCVPVLSRIRGVTDFMVRPGVDGELFGVGRTREAAEILRNLQTHGKELARLSDNARETARRMLDCEAMGSAYAKVVADAEARGLARPPLSISRWSYPRGFGPGIRSLAPEWCKHLVRRWVA, encoded by the coding sequence ATGAGCCATAGCCGGTCTCCTCGCCGGTACGCCTTCCTCGTCCGGCCGCACATGGGAGGGACCTACACGGTCTTCTCGGTCCTGCGCGGTGCGCTCGCGCGCCATGGGGTGGAGTTGCGGTGGCTCGCGGCGACGTCCGATCGTGAGGCGGCGAGAGCGCGCATGGAGGATGGGGAGGGAGAGCTCGCACCCGCGTCGTCCGACTCGGGCGCGGATGTCGGCCGGGCGCTCGTCCAGCACCTCGAGTCGCACTACGACGGCGTCTTCGTGAACGTCCTGACCAGCGCCGCCGAGATGAACGTGGCGCGCTACCTGGGGCCGAGGGTCACGCGGATCATGGTGGTCCACAACATCACTCCGGGAACCTACGCGGCGGCGCGCGCGCTCCGTGACCACGTCCAGGCGACCATAGGGGTCTCGCCACGGATCGTGGATGACCTGGTCCGAAGACACCGCTTCCCCGTCCAGAGCACCGTCTGCGTGCCGAACGCGGTCCCGGTCTCTTCGTACGCCAAGGGGCGAGGGGAGAAGGCCGGCGGCCCGCTGCGCGTCCTGTTCCTCGGCAGGATCGAGGAGAGCGCCAAGGGGGTCCTCTGGCTGCCCGAGATCATGCGCCAGGTACGCGACGCTCCCATCACCCTGACGGTCGCGGGGGACGGCGTCGACCGCGCGCGTCTCGAGGAAGCCTGTCGCGACCTGGATGGCACGATCGCCTTCGTCGGCGCGGTTCCTCCCGGCGAGGTCCCCAGGCTGCTCGCCACGCACGACGTGCTCCTGATGCCTTCGCGCTTCGAGGGCCTGCCGATGGTCGCGTTGGAAGCAATGGCAGCGGGATGCGTCCCGGTGCTTTCCCGGATCCGGGGCGTGACCGACTTCATGGTGCGCCCGGGCGTCGACGGTGAGCTGTTCGGAGTGGGGCGGACACGAGAAGCCGCGGAGATCCTGCGCAACCTACAAACCCACGGAAAGGAGCTCGCCAGGCTCTCGGACAACGCGCGGGAGACCGCTCGACGGATGCTGGACTGCGAGGCGATGGGAAGCGCCTACGCCAAGGTCGTCGCGGACGCGGAGGCACGAGGACTCGCGAGACCACCGCTGTCCATCTCGCGGTGGAGCTATCCGCGAGGCTTCGGCCCCGGGATCAGGAGCCTGGCGCCGGAGTGGTGCAAGCACCTGGTGCGCCGGTGGGTTGCGTGA
- a CDS encoding lipopolysaccharide biosynthesis protein, translating into MNDHQAPTTGRTQRAAAGAAAGLLQYVLQMLFQALLAPMVLRFAGQEALGVYSIIGQSLGYLALVDLGLSLALGRELAQASGRDDRAAVFPGLLGSARAFGRVTNGAFALLVAGLAWCLPHLVQAAPESIRQGRIGLAVVAAWALVRTPVIVRATALTAVQDLAKANAAALFGNFSRLVFALALVWGGYGVAGLMVGQVVGEAITTGIQSWLFTRHHRPLSKWGRSAPERIRALLAFGSQALLLNLAVRLILQTDSIVVGSLFGAASAGVYYATQMPAIVLWNLPLRLSDNASPAIQELHAKGAEVALRRSYLRMHKLMAVAAFPIAVGIGVYTGPLVSCWVGPQQFAGTSMAWALAAFAVLTTSYVAQPFIVATGRLGGLSGLTAVEGVANLALSFWLGRRMGMAGVMWASVVAKVPTTAYILWRASRQLRVTAVQTLQRIWPAALAAVVAAALATQTLPLAEHCTWANLVEAVSLYGSAYLVLIWFVALAPEERERVLQLARGRFGVRSSYEP; encoded by the coding sequence ATGAACGACCACCAAGCGCCCACCACGGGGCGGACCCAGCGAGCCGCGGCGGGAGCGGCCGCCGGCCTGCTCCAGTACGTGCTGCAGATGCTGTTCCAGGCGCTGCTCGCGCCGATGGTCCTGCGCTTCGCCGGCCAGGAGGCGCTCGGGGTCTACTCGATCATCGGGCAGTCGCTCGGTTACCTCGCCCTCGTCGATCTCGGCCTCTCCCTCGCGCTCGGGCGCGAGCTCGCCCAGGCGAGCGGCCGCGACGACCGCGCGGCGGTCTTCCCCGGCCTGCTCGGCTCTGCGCGGGCCTTCGGCAGGGTGACGAACGGCGCGTTCGCCCTGCTGGTCGCGGGGCTCGCCTGGTGCCTGCCGCACCTGGTGCAGGCCGCCCCGGAGTCGATTCGCCAGGGCCGGATCGGGCTCGCGGTGGTTGCGGCGTGGGCGCTCGTCCGCACCCCGGTCATCGTGCGCGCGACGGCGCTGACGGCCGTGCAGGATCTGGCCAAGGCGAACGCGGCGGCTCTCTTCGGAAACTTCTCGCGGCTGGTGTTCGCACTGGCCCTGGTCTGGGGCGGTTACGGAGTGGCCGGCCTCATGGTCGGTCAGGTCGTGGGAGAGGCGATCACCACCGGCATCCAGTCCTGGCTGTTCACGCGTCATCATCGACCGCTCAGCAAGTGGGGGCGCTCCGCGCCCGAGCGGATACGGGCACTGCTCGCGTTCGGATCGCAGGCCCTGCTGCTCAACCTCGCGGTCAGGCTGATCCTGCAGACCGATTCCATCGTGGTGGGGTCCCTGTTCGGCGCCGCCTCGGCTGGCGTGTATTACGCCACCCAGATGCCAGCGATCGTCCTCTGGAACCTGCCCCTGCGCCTATCGGACAACGCCAGCCCCGCAATCCAGGAGCTTCACGCCAAGGGCGCGGAAGTTGCGCTGCGACGGTCCTATCTCAGGATGCACAAGCTCATGGCCGTCGCGGCCTTCCCGATCGCGGTCGGGATCGGGGTCTATACGGGCCCGCTGGTGTCTTGCTGGGTTGGGCCGCAGCAGTTCGCCGGAACGTCCATGGCCTGGGCGCTCGCGGCCTTCGCCGTGCTGACCACGTCCTACGTGGCGCAACCCTTCATCGTCGCGACCGGCCGGCTGGGCGGTCTGTCCGGGCTCACCGCCGTGGAAGGGGTCGCGAACCTCGCCTTGTCCTTCTGGCTCGGTCGGCGGATGGGAATGGCCGGGGTCATGTGGGCGAGCGTGGTCGCCAAGGTCCCGACGACCGCATACATCCTCTGGCGGGCGAGCCGCCAACTCCGGGTCACTGCCGTGCAGACATTGCAGCGCATCTGGCCGGCAGCGCTCGCCGCTGTCGTAGCGGCAGCGCTGGCGACCCAGACGCTGCCCCTGGCCGAGCATTGCACGTGGGCGAACCTGGTCGAGGCGGTCTCGCTCTACGGAAGCGCGTACCTGGTCTTGATCTGGTTTGTCGCGCTGGCACCCGAGGAGCGCGAGCGGGTGCTCCAGCTCGCTCGCGGGCGCTTCGGCGTGAGGAGCTCCTATGAGCCATAG
- a CDS encoding capsule assembly Wzi family protein, with protein sequence MHSALALLIAASTAITEAPPASPLLPPEHWAVQAAARLHDLGLAPEWLPAQRAAPILVVERALTQAAAAAGREGSAAAPLARAWLERFRAEFPGSASAAADAFVPRLMGASVGAGYEGGGTHPAAAPASSAPAALRLGAPGSAAVLDTSAAASWGPHLAIGLQGRATAWDAELRGGELVLAVGPVALSAGREPVGYGPGAFGAVVASGRAAVDRLELMTTTPVRLPGLLGGLGELALDTALARFSEARHPYHPLLWEFQLQWRPHPRLTLSAIRGVMFGGALWEGIDAHDVPLAILGIKNYRENNVYSGAIRYRLPTEALLPLTARLEWGSDDNPGAAVTWPGLVVGLSAPMVPGILAELGIEYAYFGRGPSGYHDPFAWYSHGQYAGGWATGETPLGDPLGGNGRALRLTGAADPFDGRARIAGALWVQDRFRDNLYAPAAAGRSVGGQLEAEWRFGRAAVGARASYERGEAGWYRRELGAEGRVFF encoded by the coding sequence ATGCATTCTGCGCTTGCGCTCCTCATCGCGGCGAGCACCGCGATCACGGAGGCGCCGCCCGCCTCGCCGCTGCTCCCGCCCGAGCACTGGGCCGTCCAGGCCGCGGCGCGGCTCCACGACCTCGGCCTCGCGCCGGAGTGGCTTCCGGCGCAGCGCGCGGCGCCCATCCTGGTGGTTGAGCGCGCCCTGACCCAGGCCGCCGCGGCGGCCGGTCGGGAAGGCTCGGCGGCAGCGCCCCTGGCGCGGGCGTGGCTGGAGCGCTTTCGCGCCGAGTTCCCGGGGAGCGCGAGCGCCGCCGCCGATGCCTTCGTGCCCCGGCTGATGGGGGCCAGCGTGGGCGCCGGTTACGAGGGCGGCGGCACCCATCCGGCCGCCGCGCCGGCGTCGTCCGCGCCCGCCGCCCTCCGCCTCGGCGCGCCGGGCTCGGCCGCGGTCCTCGACACCTCCGCGGCCGCGAGCTGGGGGCCGCACCTCGCCATCGGTCTCCAGGGGCGCGCCACGGCGTGGGACGCGGAGCTGCGCGGCGGTGAGCTGGTGCTCGCCGTCGGCCCAGTGGCGCTCTCGGCCGGTCGCGAGCCCGTGGGCTACGGCCCCGGCGCGTTCGGGGCCGTGGTGGCGAGCGGCCGCGCCGCGGTGGATCGGCTCGAGCTCATGACCACGACGCCGGTGCGGCTGCCCGGCCTCCTCGGCGGCCTCGGCGAGCTCGCCCTCGACACCGCCCTCGCGCGCTTCTCGGAGGCGCGTCACCCGTACCACCCGCTCCTCTGGGAGTTCCAGCTCCAGTGGCGCCCGCATCCGCGCCTCACGCTCTCGGCCATCCGCGGCGTGATGTTCGGGGGCGCGCTGTGGGAAGGGATCGACGCGCACGACGTCCCCCTCGCGATCCTGGGGATCAAGAACTACCGCGAGAACAACGTCTACTCGGGAGCGATCCGCTACCGGCTGCCCACGGAGGCGCTCCTGCCGCTGACCGCCCGGCTGGAGTGGGGATCGGACGACAACCCCGGCGCCGCGGTCACCTGGCCCGGCCTGGTCGTTGGGCTCTCGGCGCCGATGGTGCCGGGGATCCTCGCCGAGCTCGGGATCGAGTACGCCTACTTCGGCCGGGGGCCGTCCGGCTACCACGACCCGTTCGCCTGGTACTCGCACGGTCAGTACGCCGGCGGCTGGGCCACGGGGGAGACGCCGCTCGGCGATCCGCTCGGCGGGAACGGGCGCGCGCTCCGCCTGACCGGCGCGGCCGACCCGTTCGACGGGCGCGCGCGGATCGCCGGCGCGCTCTGGGTGCAGGACCGCTTCCGCGACAACCTCTACGCGCCCGCGGCGGCCGGCCGGAGCGTGGGCGGGCAGCTCGAGGCGGAGTGGCGGTTCGGCCGCGCGGCGGTGGGCGCGCGCGCGAGCTACGAGCGCGGCGAGGCGGGCTGGTACCGGCGGGAGCTGGGGGCGGAGGGGCGGGTGTTCTTCTGA
- a CDS encoding acyltransferase family protein, translating to MSHEESARPAVARFYRPELDALRFLAFLMVFGSHVVWRLPRASIFASAPALALAVIASGGFGVDLFFVLSAYLITELLLREKDATGSIDVRSFYARRILRIWPLYFATIAAGFALQYAMPLLRGGEPRIVLPLGAVLAFVLLAGNWYSTRGFVSSPVSPLWSVSIEEQFYLLWPLWVRRCGRRALQVTAVLLVGVGWVTRAWLFARHAPYPAVWCNTFARLDPIAVGVLLATTLHGRSLRVPGWARPALLASGLVLMAVAYEGCRIQGEAVSMTAGMIGYPLGTLSVTLVFFAFFGARFVARQPLLYLGQISYGLYVFHRFALDAAHAARLGEAASAAAALALTISAAAVSYRWFERPFLALKKRYARVPGAANEAEVPGRAERAA from the coding sequence ATGAGCCACGAGGAAAGCGCGCGGCCCGCCGTGGCCAGGTTCTACCGCCCGGAGCTGGATGCCCTCAGGTTTCTCGCGTTCCTGATGGTGTTCGGCAGCCACGTGGTGTGGCGGCTGCCGAGGGCCTCGATCTTCGCGAGCGCCCCGGCGCTGGCCCTGGCGGTCATCGCCAGCGGCGGATTCGGAGTCGATCTCTTCTTCGTCCTGAGCGCGTACCTCATCACCGAGCTGCTGCTTCGGGAGAAGGACGCGACCGGATCGATCGACGTCCGGTCCTTCTACGCACGGCGGATCCTGCGGATCTGGCCGCTGTACTTTGCGACCATCGCGGCGGGGTTCGCGCTCCAGTACGCGATGCCGCTGCTCCGGGGCGGCGAGCCCAGGATCGTCCTCCCGCTCGGGGCCGTGCTGGCGTTCGTGCTGCTCGCCGGAAACTGGTACTCGACCCGGGGCTTCGTCTCCTCGCCGGTCTCTCCGCTGTGGAGCGTCTCCATCGAGGAGCAGTTCTACCTGCTCTGGCCGCTCTGGGTCCGCCGCTGCGGCCGCCGCGCGCTCCAGGTCACGGCGGTGCTCCTGGTGGGCGTCGGCTGGGTGACCAGGGCGTGGCTCTTCGCCAGGCACGCCCCGTATCCGGCGGTCTGGTGCAACACCTTCGCGCGGCTGGATCCGATCGCCGTCGGCGTCCTCCTCGCGACCACGCTGCACGGACGCTCGCTCAGGGTGCCCGGCTGGGCGCGGCCTGCGCTGCTCGCGAGCGGGCTCGTGCTCATGGCGGTGGCCTACGAAGGCTGCCGCATCCAGGGCGAGGCGGTCTCGATGACCGCGGGGATGATCGGCTATCCCCTCGGGACTCTCTCCGTCACGCTCGTCTTCTTCGCGTTCTTCGGCGCCAGGTTCGTCGCGCGGCAGCCGCTGCTCTACCTCGGGCAGATCTCCTACGGCCTCTACGTGTTCCACCGGTTCGCCCTGGACGCGGCGCACGCCGCGCGGCTGGGCGAGGCGGCGTCTGCCGCGGCAGCCCTGGCGCTGACCATCTCGGCGGCGGCCGTGTCCTATCGCTGGTTCGAGCGTCCCTTCCTCGCGCTCAAGAAGCGCTATGCCCGCGTGCCCGGCGCCGCGAACGAGGCGGAGGTTCCCGGGCGCGCCGAGCGCGCGGCCTGA
- a CDS encoding polysaccharide biosynthesis/export family protein, with translation MTPRLALVAALAVPLAGCVLLPTTKMDEGALEGRGEGQPPPPAPAAFKVQLIDAKLVSEQIAATGREVPAPADPLAPRPGAPGYDYRIAPYDVLTIIVYEHPELTIPAGEIRSVDQTGYTVSPDGYIFFPHVGRFQVAGHTLDEARRDLTDRLAVYVRRPQVQILVATYRGKRFQVTGEVLQSGTYPIADVPLRVSDAIAAAKGTGPEADLREVTLSRAGKTYVLDLQRFYEEGDQTQNWLLAPDDTVHVPDRSANKVFVLGEVRQPQTRQMQKARMSLAEALSDVGWLDPLAADPAQIFVLRGSYEAPQIYRLDASQADAMLLAVNFPLRPRDVVFVQTSGVARWNRSLQGLMPTVQSIWQAYDIVYRTVYRPIY, from the coding sequence ATGACTCCGCGCCTCGCCCTCGTCGCCGCCCTCGCCGTGCCGCTCGCCGGCTGCGTGCTCCTCCCCACCACCAAGATGGACGAGGGGGCGCTGGAGGGGCGCGGGGAGGGCCAGCCGCCGCCGCCCGCGCCGGCCGCGTTCAAGGTGCAGCTCATCGACGCGAAGCTGGTCTCGGAGCAGATCGCCGCCACCGGCCGCGAGGTCCCGGCGCCGGCCGATCCGCTCGCGCCCCGCCCCGGCGCGCCCGGCTACGACTACCGGATCGCGCCGTACGACGTCCTCACCATCATCGTCTACGAGCACCCGGAGCTCACCATCCCGGCCGGCGAGATCCGGTCGGTGGACCAGACCGGCTACACCGTCTCGCCCGACGGCTACATCTTCTTCCCGCACGTGGGCCGCTTCCAGGTCGCCGGCCACACGCTCGACGAGGCCCGGCGCGACCTCACCGACCGGCTCGCCGTGTACGTGCGCCGCCCGCAGGTCCAGATCCTGGTCGCCACCTACCGCGGCAAGCGCTTCCAGGTGACGGGCGAGGTGCTGCAGAGCGGCACCTATCCGATCGCCGACGTGCCGCTGCGCGTCTCCGACGCCATCGCCGCCGCCAAGGGGACCGGCCCGGAGGCCGACCTGCGCGAGGTGACGCTGAGCCGCGCCGGCAAGACCTACGTCCTCGACCTCCAGCGGTTCTACGAGGAGGGCGACCAGACGCAGAACTGGCTGCTCGCGCCGGACGACACCGTCCACGTGCCCGACCGGAGCGCCAACAAGGTCTTCGTCCTCGGCGAGGTGCGCCAGCCGCAGACGCGGCAGATGCAGAAGGCGCGCATGTCGCTCGCCGAGGCGCTGTCCGACGTCGGCTGGCTCGACCCGCTCGCCGCCGACCCGGCGCAGATCTTCGTCCTGCGCGGCAGCTACGAGGCGCCGCAGATCTACCGGCTCGACGCCAGCCAGGCCGACGCCATGCTCCTCGCGGTGAACTTCCCGCTCCGACCGCGGGACGTGGTGTTCGTGCAGACCTCCGGCGTGGCCCGCTGGAACCGCTCGCTGCAGGGGCTCATGCCCACCGTCCAGAGCATCTGGCAGGCGTACGACATCGTCTACCGGACGGTGTACCGGCCCATCTACTAG
- a CDS encoding low molecular weight protein-tyrosine-phosphatase, translated as MFTRLLTVCIGNICRSPMAEALLRAHLEAAGKPGVRVQSAGLAALVGRPADPLAQALLAERGIDLSQHRARQLTSSLVTGSDLVLVMDEEQQRAVEKLCPTARGRVQRLGRFGKFDVPDPYGGSRAHFEEALRLIDRGIADFARVL; from the coding sequence ATGTTCACCCGCCTCCTCACCGTCTGCATCGGCAACATCTGCCGCAGCCCCATGGCGGAGGCGCTCCTGCGCGCGCACCTCGAGGCCGCCGGGAAGCCGGGCGTGCGGGTCCAGTCGGCCGGGCTCGCCGCCCTGGTGGGCCGGCCCGCCGACCCGCTCGCGCAGGCGCTCCTGGCCGAGCGCGGGATCGACCTCTCGCAGCACCGCGCCCGCCAGCTCACCTCGTCCCTCGTCACCGGCTCCGACCTCGTGCTGGTGATGGACGAGGAGCAGCAGCGGGCGGTCGAGAAGCTCTGCCCCACCGCGCGCGGCCGGGTGCAGCGGCTCGGGCGGTTCGGGAAGTTCGACGTGCCCGACCCGTACGGAGGGTCACGCGCCCATTTCGAGGAGGCGCTGCGGCTCATCGACCGTGGTATTGCTGACTTCGCCCGCGTCTTATGA
- a CDS encoding oligosaccharide flippase family protein, with product MAQPADPAAPDTGLSGRFRASVLSYGARQLAVMALGLGSSLVLTRFLSPAEFGRVAVISVVTQLALLLADGGLGVYLVQRPEEVTDRDLARVTGLQLRLAGAIVLLCAVGAGVAFALAPGQRLGWMVAAAALSLPLLVVRGMSLLRLERGLRLDRVVRVEILEEAVYAAVAVAAAARGAGAWSVVLAQLARAVAGASAAAAIGRFRLPRGPVGWDEELARGVRFGLHFQSAQLINLARVAVVPLYIVPVLGLAAAGLVERAWFVCGLPLAIISAVQQRTMFPYVARIQADREQVRRFAEDAVHASALLATLCYLPLVLFPRALVVGVLGPQWEPMLPLAGWLLAGNVAFGALPGPMYAVANGLGKAHLISRINLGVLVASWALIVGLTRAFGVVGVGMTGLLLWAGTLLLRRWLRAELGPFRFFRQMAAPLGALGVAWAAVEAAARLRGHGPEGLAGAAAASLLAGAVYLAVVVAVDRERVRALWSRFRGGAVR from the coding sequence ATGGCGCAGCCCGCTGACCCCGCCGCCCCGGACACCGGGCTCTCCGGCCGGTTCCGCGCCTCGGTGCTGAGCTACGGCGCCCGCCAGCTCGCGGTGATGGCGCTCGGGCTCGGCTCGAGCCTGGTCCTCACCCGCTTCCTCTCCCCCGCCGAGTTCGGGCGCGTGGCGGTCATCTCTGTGGTGACGCAGCTCGCGCTCCTCCTCGCCGACGGCGGCCTCGGCGTCTACCTCGTGCAGCGGCCGGAGGAGGTCACCGACCGCGACCTCGCCCGCGTCACCGGCCTGCAGCTCCGGCTCGCCGGCGCCATCGTCCTCCTTTGCGCGGTCGGGGCCGGCGTGGCGTTCGCCCTCGCGCCGGGCCAGCGGCTCGGGTGGATGGTGGCGGCGGCCGCGCTCTCCCTGCCACTCCTCGTGGTCCGCGGGATGTCGCTCCTGCGGCTCGAGCGCGGGCTGCGGCTGGACCGCGTGGTCCGGGTCGAGATCCTCGAGGAGGCGGTCTACGCGGCGGTGGCCGTCGCCGCCGCGGCGCGCGGCGCCGGGGCCTGGAGCGTGGTCCTGGCGCAGCTCGCGCGGGCCGTCGCCGGCGCCTCCGCCGCCGCGGCGATCGGCCGGTTCCGGCTCCCGCGCGGCCCGGTCGGCTGGGACGAGGAGCTCGCGCGCGGCGTCCGCTTCGGCCTCCACTTCCAGTCGGCGCAGCTCATCAACCTGGCGCGGGTGGCGGTGGTGCCGCTCTACATCGTGCCGGTGCTCGGCCTCGCCGCGGCCGGCCTGGTGGAGCGGGCCTGGTTCGTCTGCGGCCTGCCGCTCGCGATTATCTCCGCGGTCCAGCAGCGCACCATGTTCCCCTACGTGGCGCGCATCCAGGCCGACCGGGAGCAGGTGCGCCGCTTCGCCGAGGACGCCGTGCACGCGAGCGCGCTCCTCGCCACCCTCTGCTACCTGCCCCTCGTGCTCTTCCCGCGGGCGCTGGTGGTCGGGGTGCTCGGCCCGCAGTGGGAGCCGATGCTGCCGCTCGCCGGCTGGCTCCTCGCCGGCAACGTCGCCTTCGGGGCGCTCCCCGGGCCCATGTACGCCGTCGCGAACGGCCTCGGGAAGGCGCACCTCATCTCGCGCATCAACCTCGGCGTGCTGGTCGCCTCGTGGGCGCTCATCGTCGGCCTCACTCGAGCCTTCGGGGTGGTGGGCGTCGGAATGACCGGGCTCCTGCTCTGGGCCGGCACGCTGCTCCTGCGCCGCTGGCTGCGCGCCGAGCTCGGCCCGTTCCGCTTCTTCCGGCAGATGGCGGCGCCGCTCGGGGCGCTGGGCGTGGCCTGGGCGGCGGTCGAGGCGGCGGCCCGGCTGCGCGGCCACGGCCCGGAGGGGCTGGCCGGGGCGGCGGCCGCGAGCCTCCTCGCCGGCGCGGTCTACCTCGCGGTGGTGGTGGCGGTGGACCGCGAGCGCGTGCGCGCCCTCTGGAGCAGGTTCCGGGGCGGCGCCGTGCGATAA
- a CDS encoding glycosyltransferase family protein has translation MSGAPPAPRYRSFTVVLPVHEEAARLERVLRYYQRFAPVVVVDDESTDGSAELARGCGARVIRLRNAGTTQTPEWFRQVAGLLETEHFAVPSCSELLPARLLARYDEVARTGGADVVSTVRRVYTSGRLLTLWGDAPRVERFFDRRGLDYDAIEIHAPFRPRDPARLLALPPEPGYVITHLRDVDAVSLTRKHVAYAAVEARHRAERGRPLQLGGLLKLSAIELIQLARQGPRGWSGLALRETWARLVMHALVAWAGWELRTGAGLEDSRRRNADLWDELTREPGDGPDHGAAR, from the coding sequence ATGAGCGGGGCCCCGCCCGCCCCGCGGTACCGCTCGTTCACGGTGGTGCTCCCGGTGCACGAGGAGGCGGCGCGGCTCGAGCGCGTGCTCCGCTATTACCAGCGCTTCGCCCCGGTGGTGGTGGTGGACGACGAGAGCACCGACGGGAGCGCCGAGCTGGCCCGCGGGTGCGGCGCCCGCGTGATCCGGCTCCGGAACGCCGGCACGACGCAGACGCCGGAGTGGTTCCGGCAGGTGGCGGGCCTCCTCGAGACGGAGCACTTCGCGGTGCCGTCCTGCTCGGAGCTGCTGCCCGCCCGGCTCCTCGCCCGCTACGACGAGGTGGCCCGGACCGGCGGCGCCGACGTCGTCTCCACGGTGCGGCGGGTCTACACCTCCGGCCGGCTCCTCACGCTCTGGGGCGACGCCCCGCGGGTGGAGCGCTTCTTCGACCGGCGCGGGCTCGACTACGACGCCATCGAGATCCACGCCCCGTTCCGCCCGCGCGACCCGGCGCGGCTCCTCGCCCTCCCGCCCGAGCCGGGCTACGTCATCACCCACCTGCGCGACGTGGACGCGGTGTCGCTCACCCGCAAGCACGTCGCCTACGCTGCGGTCGAGGCGCGCCACCGGGCGGAGCGCGGGAGGCCCCTCCAGCTGGGCGGCCTCCTGAAGCTCTCGGCCATCGAGCTGATCCAGCTCGCCCGGCAGGGGCCGCGGGGCTGGTCGGGGCTCGCGCTGCGCGAGACCTGGGCGCGGCTGGTGATGCACGCCCTCGTGGCCTGGGCCGGCTGGGAGCTGCGCACCGGCGCCGGCCTGGAGGACTCGCGGCGGCGGAACGCCGACCTCTGGGACGAGCTCACCCGGGAGCCCGGCGACGGGCCGGACCATGGCGCAGCCCGCTGA
- a CDS encoding FkbM family methyltransferase — translation MSAPLLPRLRRAVRRTGLDVVRFHRRSHPLARRMQLLADRRIDLVLDVGANAGQYGQELRLYGYRGRLVSYEPLSAPYRKLARAAAGDPGWETAQLALGDAPGQATLHVAGNSASSSLLDMLPLHLESAPEAAYVGTEEVRVSTLSEELPRRRRPGERVYLKLDAQGFERRILAGAGAALQELAGVQLEASLTPLYAGEALFPELLALLDRAGFEPWSIEPGHSHPASGRLLQVDAIFFRREGDGR, via the coding sequence GTGAGCGCGCCCCTCCTCCCCCGGCTCCGCCGCGCCGTCCGCCGCACCGGGCTCGATGTCGTCCGCTTCCACCGCCGCTCGCACCCGCTCGCCCGGCGCATGCAGCTCCTCGCCGACCGCCGCATCGACCTCGTGCTCGACGTCGGCGCCAACGCGGGGCAGTACGGGCAGGAGCTGCGCCTCTACGGCTACCGCGGCCGGCTGGTCTCCTACGAGCCGCTCTCGGCGCCGTACCGCAAGCTCGCCCGCGCCGCCGCCGGCGATCCGGGCTGGGAGACGGCGCAGCTCGCGCTCGGCGACGCGCCCGGTCAGGCCACCCTGCACGTGGCCGGCAACTCGGCCAGCAGCTCGCTCCTCGACATGCTGCCGCTCCACCTCGAGAGCGCGCCGGAGGCGGCCTACGTCGGCACCGAGGAGGTGCGGGTCTCGACGCTCTCCGAGGAGCTGCCGCGCCGCCGTCGGCCCGGCGAGCGGGTCTACCTCAAGCTCGACGCGCAGGGGTTCGAGCGGCGCATCCTCGCGGGCGCCGGGGCCGCGCTCCAGGAGCTGGCGGGGGTGCAGCTCGAGGCGTCGCTCACGCCGCTCTACGCCGGGGAGGCGCTCTTCCCGGAGCTCCTCGCCCTCCTCGACCGGGCTGGCTTCGAGCCCTGGTCGATCGAGCCGGGGCACTCCCACCCGGCGAGCGGCCGGCTCCTGCAGGTGGACGCGATCTTCTTCCGCCGGGAGGGGGACGGGCGATGA